In Streptomyces nojiriensis, the sequence TGGACCTCGGCACGCCCGACATCGGCGGAGCCGCCGACTTCTACGGGGCACTGTTCGGCTGGGACTTCCAGGCGGGCAGCGAGGAGGTCGGCGGGTACGGAATGTTCCACCTCGGCGGCAAGACCGTCGCGGGTGGTATGGCCGTTCCCGCAGAGCAGGGCCCCTGTGCCTGGCAGATCTACTTCCAGAGCGCGGACGCGGACGCGACGGCCGAGGCCGTGACGAAGGCGGGTGGCACGGTGACCTTCGAGCCGATGAGCGTCCTCGACTTCGGCCGGATGGCGATGTGCGCCGACCCGTCGGGCGTGGGCTTCGGGGTCTGGCAGCCCAGGATGAACACCGGGCTGGGCGCGGTGACGGACGTGGGCACCTTGTGCTGGACGGAGCTGTACACGGGCGACGTGGCAGGGGCCGCCGAGTTCTACCGGGCGGTCTTCGGCTGGGAGGTCAACGCGATGCCCTACGAGGGCGGTACGTACACGATGGCCAAGCCGGCCGGCACGCTGGACGAGGCGGCC encodes:
- a CDS encoding VOC family protein, coding for MLTTDYKDGSPNWVDLGTPDIGGAADFYGALFGWDFQAGSEEVGGYGMFHLGGKTVAGGMAVPAEQGPCAWQIYFQSADADATAEAVTKAGGTVTFEPMSVLDFGRMAMCADPSGVGFGVWQPRMNTGLGAVTDVGTLCWTELYTGDVAGAAEFYRAVFGWEVNAMPYEGGTYTMAKPAGTLDEAAFGGLVPISTDPVEDAEQPYWTPYFEVADCDAAAAKAEEAGGKVRLTPESMEGVGRFAKLADPFGARFAVIASTPAPGS